The Haloplanus sp. CK5-1 genome segment GCGGACGAACACGTCCGCCGCGCCGGCGTCGAGTGCTGCGTCGACGTGCGACGTGTCCGAGACGACGGCCAGACACGGACGATCGGGCGACGCCCTCCCGATCCGATCGAGGCGGTCGACGCCTGACTCGACTTCACAAACGATCACCGAGATGGGGTGGGAATCGAGGTCCGTAACCGCCGACGCGTCATCGCCGACCGACACGACCGACCCCGCGCCTCGCGCCATCGAGCTTCGGTCGACTGCGTTCCGGACGAGAGTTGCGTCGGCGCCGACGTGTACGATAGACGGGACACGTTTCACCTCGGAATCCATACCTCAGCCACGTTGCTCGGGAATTAAAACCTCCGCTCCGAATTATCACTCTCGAAAAACGAGCGTAATGAGGGGAGGTCCGACCGTCCCGAGACCACTCCACCCGATGGATCGTGTCCCTACGGCAAACTCTTTCACTTCCCCCCGTGCAAACCCGAGTGCCTATGGACGAACGACGCGCAGTGGTCGCCCTGTTCGGCTTCGCCGTGGCCCTCGCCATCGGATACATCGCGTATCGCTTCGTCGCCGCCCTCACCGTCGCCGTCTTCCTCTACTACTCGACGCGCCGTTTCTACAAGGCGCTCGGACGGCTTCACCTCCCGGCGCGCGTGCGGGCAGTGACCGTGATCGCCTTCCTCGCCGTGCCGTTACTCCTCCTCCTCAGTTACACGCTCGTGTTGCTGGTGACCGAGACCCGACGCTTCGTCGAGACGTACCCTGTCATCGAACTCGCCGCGACGAACGTAGCGTGGTTGGGCGGCGTGGAAGACATTCCGGAACTCACCGTCGCCAGCTTGGTGGAGGCGTACCACGCCGGCCGGTTCGACCGGATCATCGACTTCCTCGTCGCGAACGCCGCCGTCCTGACCACCGCGATCACTGGCTTTTTCCTCAACATGTTGATCGTGGTCATCGTCACGTACTACCTCCTGATCGACGGGTCGAAGGCCCACGACTGGCTCCGCCAGTTCGACGACGGCGCCATCGTCCGCGAGTACCTCGAAGCCGCCGACGAGGAACTCGAAGCCATCCTCTTCGGGAACCTCTTGAACGTCATCGCCATCGCACTCATCGCCGTCGGCGCGTTCAGGGGATACAACGCCCTCGTCCCCGCCGCCGTCCAGGTGCCGTACCCCACCCTGGCGGGTGTCCTGACGGGTGTCGCCAGTCTGATCCCGGTCGTCGGGATGAAAATCGTCTACCTCCCCATCGCCGCCGCGATGTCGATCCCGATAGCCATCGACGGGAGTTACCCGCTGCTCGGCTACGTCGTCGCCTTCCTCGCCGTGGCGGTCGTCGTCGTCGACACGATTCCGGATCTACTCCTCCGTCCGTATCTGAGCGGCGAACGGACCCACGTCGGCCTGTTGATGCTCGCGTACATCTTCGGCCCGGTCGTCTTCGGCTTCTACGGTCTCTTCTTCGCGCCGATTCTCCTCGCCCTCGGCGTCACGTTCGCCCACACGGCGCTCCCGCGACTCCTCGGCGCGGAGGATGGTGCCGCCGACGCCGCTTCCTGACTCCACGACTGGCGGACTCCGAAGGCATCGCAGTCGGGGCGTCGACCTCCATATCGGGTGTTGCTGCGCTCGGCCCTCGGCCGACCGAGCGCCTACCGCTGGACGAAGTCCGGATCGCTCGACAGGCGATCGAGCGTCGACCGCTCGCCGCCGGTCGGGCCGCCCGTGCGGATGATGTTGAACGCCGTCACCAGATCCGACCGGGAGATCAGCCCGACGAGTTCCCCCCGTTCGTCGACCACGGGGAGACGACCGACCCCCTCGCGTTGCATCGTTGAGATGGCGTCCATCGCGTCGGCGCCGGGGTGGATCGTCACCAGATCGGTCTCCATCACGTCCTCGACGCGGTAGGCGTCGCGTTCGACCTCGCGGACCTCGCGGGTGTCGTCCAGCGTCACCATGCCGACGAGTTGCCCGGCACTGAGGACGGGATAGCCCGTGTGACGCTCCCGGAACATCCGGTCGGTGAGCGTCGACAGATCGGTGTCGGCGGTGACGGTGTGGAGGTCCGCGGCGGGCGTCATGATGTCGCGGACGGTGACGTCTTGGAACGCCGCCTTCATCGCCGTCTGCTGGGCCTCGCTCGACGCGCCGATGTAGATGAAGAAGGCGAGTGCGATCAGGAACAGGTTGGCGAAGAGGCCGACGACGGCCAAGACGATTGCGAACAGTTTGCCGACCTCGGCGGCGAGTTGTGTTGCGCGGGCGTGGGTCCGGTTCCGGGCGAGGAGCGCCCGCAGGACGCGGCCGCCGTCCATCGGGAACCCCGGGAGCATGTTGAAGACGGCGAGGGCGACGTTCGTCAGGGCGAGGTACGCGAGGACGAACTGGACCGCCGGGAGGCCGTCGGGGACGACGAGCAAGCCGAGGAAGGCCAGG includes the following:
- a CDS encoding AI-2E family transporter, which produces MDERRAVVALFGFAVALAIGYIAYRFVAALTVAVFLYYSTRRFYKALGRLHLPARVRAVTVIAFLAVPLLLLLSYTLVLLVTETRRFVETYPVIELAATNVAWLGGVEDIPELTVASLVEAYHAGRFDRIIDFLVANAAVLTTAITGFFLNMLIVVIVTYYLLIDGSKAHDWLRQFDDGAIVREYLEAADEELEAILFGNLLNVIAIALIAVGAFRGYNALVPAAVQVPYPTLAGVLTGVASLIPVVGMKIVYLPIAAAMSIPIAIDGSYPLLGYVVAFLAVAVVVVDTIPDLLLRPYLSGERTHVGLLMLAYIFGPVVFGFYGLFFAPILLALGVTFAHTALPRLLGAEDGAADAAS
- a CDS encoding CBS domain-containing protein encodes the protein MRGIRIGTAFGIPIRLDLTFLVVLPLFAWLIGADVGNLVDVLNGLFDVAMPVEALTAGSMPWVLGAAAATGLFACILFHEFGHSLVAMEYGYEIESITLWLFGGVARFAEMPEDWKQELTIAVAGPVVSVGLGVLAFLGLLVVPDGLPAVQFVLAYLALTNVALAVFNMLPGFPMDGGRVLRALLARNRTHARATQLAAEVGKLFAIVLAVVGLFANLFLIALAFFIYIGASSEAQQTAMKAAFQDVTVRDIMTPAADLHTVTADTDLSTLTDRMFRERHTGYPVLSAGQLVGMVTLDDTREVREVERDAYRVEDVMETDLVTIHPGADAMDAISTMQREGVGRLPVVDERGELVGLISRSDLVTAFNIIRTGGPTGGERSTLDRLSSDPDFVQR